ATTGCCTCGGGAGGCATCCGTTTGTGGAAAACCTGATCAAGAACATAATAAGGAAAAGCTCAACTTCCCATAGAAAAAGCTCAAAAGTAACAAGACCATAAGAGATAAGAGGCCCCAGGATCAACTTGAATTGGTTACGGACCTTGTGCCATGGGTGAGCTTTTATCTGTGGAAATCTATAGTCTGTATAACTTGGATTCATACATCGAATTTCTTCACGAGTTGGTGTGCCAAGAACCTAAAAgataaccattgcaatgtaAGTAAATCGAACATAATGTGTAAATGGTAAAGAACTCATAATATCCAATAGTACCTTAATAATCTCAACAAGCTGGTCCACCGCATTTTCTCCGGGAAACAAAGGCTACAGAAACATAAATATCGTTAAACTGGTTACGACAGTTAAATCAAGAAATCATTCAAAATGCTTACCTGTCCCAAAAGTAGCTCTGCAAGGACACAGCCAGCAGACCAAATATCGATTGAAGTTGTGTACTCTGTAGCTCCAAAGATGAGTTCCGGTGCTCTATAAAAGCGTGAACAAATGTATGAAACATTGGCTTCACCTTTCATCTGGAGCCAATGGATAAGAGTACACAGAATAAGATTCAATGCAGAAAATGGGGCAAAAAAAATATTGGCATCTGCTACTTTAAAGCCTTAGCAATCAACTAACTTCTTTTTACTCATCCAAGTGGCAGCATAACCACAGTTGTCAGGAATATAGTATACAAAGATCAatcaaaaaattcatttatgaTCCTTGATTGCggtttactttttcttttctaagaCAGTATTGGGCATCCAAATGAACTTCTCTGGATTACAACTACAGGAATAATGGCAAAATAAATAACTACTTGGCCCCATACAGCATTTAAAACGGAAATACCGATGGCCAATATAAACTCCAAGCAGCTTGTtatgaatatttgaaaatacaaCCCCCAGAACAGTGGTCTTTGTAATATAATTTGACCATCTGACCGTGCAATCTAACCATGATGATTCACTGCAGGTTTTGTTAATAAAATAGTCCCCATGGAAAGATTTGTAAGAGTGAGTGGCTACTATCTAGTCTAAGAAATAGATTTCAGAAGCCAATGCTCCGATTAGAAAAACTAATGAACTCTAATGATAACCAAACTTACATATGGACCAAAAACCTACACCCCACACACCCTAGAGAGAATCTCAATTGGTATGTTTGTTTGATGCTCTCACTTATGAGCAGGGAAAAGCGTTCCAAGATTTATAAGTGCAACGTACAATGTAACAAGGGAATCTGGAATCCTAAATAACAATAGTAAATACGATTTCTAAAGGGAAATTGGAACTTTTAACTAACAAACTAAATAGCAAGTTTCAATGTAACATTCTGGAAGtgtcaaaaacaaaataagtgggaaaaaaaaaacaaaatattgaaaaattatcaACGTACAAGCATTTTTGCACTTCCAAAGTCGCATATTTTTACTTGGTGAGTAAGGGGATCCACCTGCAGAAAGCAAGCAGGACATTAGGCAATCATGTAACACGAGTATAGGCCTCTACAGCTGttcttttcaacaaaaattcatCTCAATTTCCATATCCACTTTCAAATCATCAAAGAGCAATACCAAAATATTTTGAGGCTTCAAATCTCGGTGACAAACTCCAGGAACTGTGTGGATATAGGCCAGGCCCCTAAAAACCTGGAAGAAACAACAATTGACATGAGAAAAGATCTGTgtgttgtttaaaaaaaatgagattataAAGGAGAATTATTTATACCTGGTACATGTATAATTTGACATAGATGATCGgcattctttgatttgcattaCTGTAATGCTTCAAAACCCGAAACATGGTTTCAGGGACATATTCCATTACCAAGTTGAGAAATAGTTCGTCTTTTGTAGTAGTGGAAAAGAAACAATGCTTCAAGGAAATGACATTTGGATGATCCATCACACGCATTAACTGGAGTTCACGGTTCTTATATCTTCTGTCCTGCAAAACCTTCTTTATAGCCACATTTTCACCCGTTTCCAAGCATTTGGCCTGGGAAAGAAGAATATTTATGCATCATTATATTCTTACTTGATCGCGACAATGTCAGCATAATCAAAATGGCGGAGAAATCATGTAGAATACCTTGAAAACAATACCAAATGATCCAGTCCCAACAACACGTTCTGCCATGTAGCTTATGGTCTACAGGACCAAGAAAAAGCAGAAGTATAAGTTTGTGTAGAAACATATAGAATGCTGGCCAGCAACATGGAATTTCTAAgtctatattttataatagaatgcaagaGGAATGGGATTGACGTGAATGTTAACCTGTTTGGGCTCCCCATTCTTGCCTCCAATAGTCGTGGATATTATGTGGCCAGTAACTGGATCATTTCCATCAATGACGGGGGCTGACATTTCCTGCAAGGTATATACTGTGTTATGAGGTTGGAAGGAACCAATTGGATAATTGGAACTGCATAGCTGATTGTTCAGAGTCGAGTGATCACATTAAAGATTACAAATGTTAGAATAGAAACCATGTTTAACACTCAATAAACAATTATCAAAAAGAAGCACTAACATCCAGAGCAAGGgat
The nucleotide sequence above comes from Benincasa hispida cultivar B227 chromosome 3, ASM972705v1, whole genome shotgun sequence. Encoded proteins:
- the LOC120073062 gene encoding shaggy-related protein kinase eta; translation: MADDKEMSAPVIDGNDPVTGHIISTTIGGKNGEPKQTISYMAERVVGTGSFGIVFKAKCLETGENVAIKKVLQDRRYKNRELQLMRVMDHPNVISLKHCFFSTTTKDELFLNLVMEYVPETMFRVLKHYSNANQRMPIIYVKLYMYQVFRGLAYIHTVPGVCHRDLKPQNILVDPLTHQVKICDFGSAKMLMKGEANVSYICSRFYRAPELIFGATEYTTSIDIWSAGCVLAELLLGQPLFPGENAVDQLVEIIKVLGTPTREEIRCMNPSYTDYRFPQIKAHPWHKVFHKRMPPEAIDLASRLLQYSPSLRCTALEACTHPFFDELREPNARLPNGRPFPPLFNFKQELSGASPELVNKLIPDQVKRQMGLNLHLAVS